In Zea mays cultivar B73 chromosome 7, Zm-B73-REFERENCE-NAM-5.0, whole genome shotgun sequence, the following proteins share a genomic window:
- the LOC103633747 gene encoding uncharacterized protein: protein MAMDQPGSNQDGVVNMTRAMQALSPWLNHPRATITTVEVLVLAAAVLLLLQLFFGFYRRRWRSSFLGTGLRASSKLMDALVFYTLDTLVLETPNPIIEVHVSRADYILTLLLLGIALAVELVQATLYLASDWAQVSLATMHVKKHWYETSASTFGAVIAFLRRATLSGRQQLMRRNRMEQYSVVLRQGKQGPVEVSDAVKRAVARSLISTYGGNLTTNVVEETSLQDMLIHHIATEYCDISGPAPSKRTTTRCRCSKHQGFFAANLSGYLFGNVLGSLLPNNRVDDGIALARRDNDRGVAVHLSRYCAYLIGSVPELLPYHEAEIAELAQTVMGERIELLGSSYMDSKIYAKMKDLEGTGEDDDPRKIFQKGIKFGKKLERKPDGDRWELLQEFWAKATIHAAKSHYTTEQHMQHLENGGEFLTHIWALLSHAGLLNSNTGNLGSAPSAAV, encoded by the exons ATGGCCATGGATCAGCCAGGCTCCAACCAAGATGGAGTAGTGAACATGACAAGAGCAATGCAGGCTCTGTCCCCTTGGCTGAACCACCCAAGGGCGACGATCACCACTGTGGAAGTTCTGGTGCTAGCGGCCGCTGTGCTGCTGCTTCTCCAGCTCTTCTTCGGCTTCTACAGGCGGCGGTGGCGTAGCTCCTTCCTCGGTACTGGCCTGCGGGCGTCTTCCAAACTTATGGATGCTCTCGTCTTCTACACCCTTG ATACACTGGTGCTCGAGACCCCAAATCCGATCATAGAAGTACACGTCTCAAGAGCTGATTACATCCTCACTCTACTGCTTCTCGGCATAGCCCTCGCAGTGGAGCTAGTGCAAGCGACACTTTATCTGGCATCGGACTGGGCCCAGGTATCACTAGCCACCATGCATGTCAAGAAACACTGGTACGAGACCAGCGCATCCACCTTTGGAGCAGTCATCGCTTTTCTTAGAAGGGCTACGCTTTCTGGACGACAACAGCTGATGAGAAGAAACAGGATGGAGCAGTATTCGGTGGTTCTCCGGCAAGGAAAGCAAGGTCCAGTGGAGGTCTCTGATGCGGTGAAGAGAGCTGTTGCTAGATCTCTCATATCAACGTATGGCGGCAACCTAACTACCAACGTCGTCGAAGAAACATCGCTCCAAGACATGTTAATTCATCACATCGCAACTGAGTACTGTGACATTTCAGGTCCTGCTCCCAGTAAACGCACGACGACTCGATGCCGATGCAGCAAGCACCAAGGCTTTTTTGCAGCTAATCTGTCTGGATACTTGTTTGGGAATGTGCTAGGGTCACTGCTTCCAAACAACAGAGTAGATGATGGGATCGCTCTTGCTCGTCGAGATAACGACCGAGGCGTCGCAGTTCACTTGTCCAGATACTGTGCGTACTTGATTGGATCTGTCCCAGAACTGCTGCCCTACCATGAAGCCGAAATAGCAGAGTTGGCACAGACGGTGATGGGAGAACGCATAGAGCTTCTCGGATCCTCCTACATGGATTCCAAGATTTACGCCAAGATGAAGGATTTAGAAGGGACCGGGGAGGACGACGACCCTCGGAAGATCTTCCAGAAAGGCATCAAGTTCGGTAAGAAGCTGGAGAGGAAGCCCGATGGGGATCGCTGGGAGTTGCTGCAAGAATTCTGGGCCAAGGCAACCATCCATGCCGCTAAGTCGCACTACACCACGGAGCAACACATGCAGCACCTTGAAAACGGCGGGGAGTTCCTCACGCACATCTGGGCTCTGCTTAGTCATGCAGGCCTTCTGAATAGCAATACGGGCAATCTGGGCTCTGCACCCTCAGCTGCTGTATGA